In Mycobacterium tuberculosis H37Rv, a single window of DNA contains:
- a CDS encoding Mce associated membrane protein (A core mycobacterial gene; conserved in mycobacterial strains (See Marmiesse et al., 2004 PMID:14766927).) codes for MKAADSAESDAGADQTGPQVKAADSAESDAGELGEDACPEQALVERRPSRLRRGWLVGIAATLLALAGGLGAAGYFALRSHQESQSIAREDLAAIEAAKDCVAATQAPDAGAMSASMQKIIECGTGDFGAQASLYTSMLVEAYQAASVHVQVTDMRAAVERNNNDGSVDVLVALRVKVSNTDSDAHEVGYRLRVRMALDEGRYKIAKLDQVTK; via the coding sequence GTGAAGGCGGCGGATTCGGCGGAATCTGACGCCGGAGCCGACCAGACTGGCCCGCAGGTGAAGGCGGCGGATTCGGCGGAATCTGACGCCGGAGAGCTCGGCGAGGACGCGTGCCCAGAACAGGCCCTCGTCGAGCGGCGCCCGTCGCGGTTGCGGCGAGGCTGGCTTGTTGGCATTGCGGCGACGCTGCTCGCGTTGGCCGGTGGCCTTGGCGCAGCGGGTTATTTTGCGTTGCGCTCACACCAGGAAAGCCAATCAATCGCGCGCGAGGACCTTGCGGCCATTGAGGCCGCTAAGGATTGCGTTGCGGCCACGCAGGCACCCGATGCTGGGGCGATGTCGGCTAGCATGCAGAAGATCATCGAGTGTGGCACCGGTGATTTCGGTGCCCAGGCGTCGTTGTACACCAGCATGCTCGTCGAGGCGTATCAAGCGGCCAGCGTCCACGTGCAAGTGACCGATATGCGCGCGGCGGTCGAGCGCAACAACAATGACGGGTCGGTCGATGTTCTGGTGGCGCTCCGGGTCAAGGTGTCCAACACCGACTCGGATGCCCATGAAGTCGGCTACCGTCTTCGGGTCCGGATGGCACTGGATGAGGGCCGCTATAAGATCGCCAAACTCGACCAGGTGACGAAGTGA
- a CDS encoding Mce associated transmembrane protein (A core mycobacterial gene; conserved in mycobacterial strains (See Marmiesse et al., 2004 PMID:14766927).), whose protein sequence is MTVVVEKTPTTLPQATPNGAAPWHVRAGAFAIDVLPGLAVAATMALTALTVPPGSAWRWLCACLLGLTILLLAVNRLLLPTITGWSLGRALTGIRVVRRDGSAIGPWRLLVRDLAHLVDTLSLFVGWLWPLWDSRRRTFADLLLRTEVRRVEPVQRPAVIRRLTAAVALAAAGACASATAVGAAVVYVNEWQTDHTRAQLATRGPKLVVDVLSYDPETVQRDFERARSLATDRYRPQLSIQQDSVRESGPVRNQYWVTDSAVLSATPAQATMLLFMQGERGTPPNQRYIQSTVRAIFQKSRGQWRLDDLAVVMKPRQPTGEK, encoded by the coding sequence GTGACGGTGGTGGTCGAGAAGACGCCGACCACCCTGCCCCAGGCGACACCGAACGGTGCAGCGCCCTGGCATGTTCGGGCGGGCGCCTTCGCCATCGACGTGCTGCCCGGGCTCGCCGTGGCGGCGACCATGGCGTTGACGGCTTTAACGGTGCCGCCGGGCAGCGCGTGGCGGTGGTTATGCGCTTGTCTGCTCGGATTGACCATTCTCCTTCTGGCCGTTAACCGGTTGTTGTTGCCGACGATTACCGGATGGAGTCTTGGCCGCGCTCTTACCGGCATCCGGGTGGTTCGGCGTGACGGCTCCGCCATCGGTCCGTGGCGGTTGCTGGTCCGGGATTTGGCGCACTTGGTGGACACCCTCTCGCTGTTTGTGGGTTGGCTGTGGCCGCTGTGGGATTCGCGGCGACGCACCTTCGCCGACCTGTTGTTGCGCACTGAGGTGCGACGTGTCGAACCGGTGCAGCGGCCCGCGGTGATACGGCGACTGACGGCGGCGGTGGCATTGGCGGCGGCGGGCGCGTGCGCGAGCGCAACCGCGGTGGGCGCTGCGGTGGTGTACGTCAATGAATGGCAAACCGATCACACTCGCGCGCAGCTCGCAACGCGGGGCCCGAAGCTCGTGGTCGACGTCCTGAGCTACGACCCCGAAACGGTGCAGCGTGATTTCGAACGGGCGCGATCGCTGGCCACCGACAGGTACCGCCCGCAGCTGAGCATCCAACAGGATTCGGTGCGCGAGTCGGGACCTGTTCGTAACCAGTACTGGGTTACCGACAGCGCGGTGCTGTCGGCGACACCAGCTCAGGCGACCATGCTGTTGTTCATGCAGGGTGAACGCGGTACACCACCCAATCAGCGGTATATTCAGTCAACTGTGCGGGCGATCTTCCAAAAATCGCGCGGGCAATGGCGCCTCGACGATCTGGCAGTCGTGATGAAACCCCGACAACCCACCGGCGAAAAATGA
- a CDS encoding Mce associated protein (A core mycobacterial gene; conserved in mycobacterial strains (See Marmiesse et al., 2004 PMID:14766927).) codes for MSPRRKFEPGEGALLAPQSIEPSRRWGLPLALTASAVVMAAAISACALMRISHESHQRAAHKDIVMLSDVRSFMTMFTSPDPFHANEYAERVLSHATGDFAKQYHERANDILIRISGVEPTTGTVLDAGVQRWNEDGSANVLVVTQITSKSADGKRVVSNANRWLVTAKQEGNEWKISSLLPVI; via the coding sequence ATGAGCCCCCGTCGTAAGTTTGAACCCGGCGAGGGGGCGCTGCTGGCCCCGCAGTCAATCGAACCGTCGCGGCGATGGGGTTTGCCGCTGGCTCTGACCGCATCCGCTGTGGTTATGGCCGCGGCGATCTCAGCCTGTGCGCTCATGCGGATCTCCCATGAATCGCACCAGCGAGCAGCGCACAAGGATATCGTGATGCTCAGTGATGTCCGATCTTTCATGACCATGTTCACGTCACCGGATCCGTTTCACGCCAACGAATATGCGGAGCGGGTGCTGTCCCACGCCACGGGCGACTTCGCCAAGCAGTACCACGAAAGAGCAAACGATATCCTGATTCGCATCTCCGGGGTGGAACCGACCACAGGAACGGTTCTAGACGCGGGCGTACAGAGGTGGAACGAGGATGGTAGTGCCAACGTGCTGGTGGTCACCCAGATCACCTCGAAATCCGCGGACGGCAAGCGGGTGGTCTCGAACGCCAATCGTTGGCTGGTAACGGCTAAGCAGGAAGGTAACGAGTGGAAGATCAGCAGTCTGCTTCCGGTGATCTGA
- a CDS encoding Mce associated membrane protein (A core mycobacterial gene; conserved in mycobacterial strains (See Marmiesse et al., 2004 PMID:14766927).), producing the protein MEDQQSASGDLTQKSVANGESTDTASAATEGHRGEIDAAGEPDERGAAVADSQADEDDSAATAARGGKTRARRSRGRRLAITVGVAAALFVGSAAFAGATVEPYLSERAVVATKLMVARTAANAITTLWTYTPENMDTLADRAANYLSGDFAAQYRRFVDQIAAANKQAKITNDTEVTGAAVESLSGRDAVAIVYTNTTTTSPVTKNIPALKYLSYRLFMKRYDARWLVTRMTTITSLDLTPQV; encoded by the coding sequence GTGGAAGATCAGCAGTCTGCTTCCGGTGATCTGACCCAAAAGTCCGTTGCCAACGGAGAGTCCACCGACACGGCATCCGCAGCCACCGAGGGCCACCGGGGCGAGATCGACGCCGCGGGAGAGCCGGACGAACGCGGTGCCGCCGTGGCTGACAGCCAAGCTGACGAGGATGATTCGGCCGCGACGGCTGCCAGGGGCGGCAAGACACGGGCAAGACGATCGCGTGGCAGGCGGTTAGCGATCACGGTCGGCGTGGCCGCTGCGTTGTTCGTGGGCTCGGCAGCGTTCGCTGGTGCGACGGTGGAGCCCTACCTCTCCGAGCGCGCCGTGGTGGCCACCAAGCTCATGGTCGCGCGGACCGCCGCCAATGCGATCACGACGTTGTGGACCTACACGCCGGAGAACATGGACACCCTGGCCGATCGGGCCGCGAATTACCTCAGCGGTGATTTCGCGGCTCAGTACCGCAGATTCGTCGACCAGATCGCCGCAGCAAACAAACAGGCCAAGATTACCAACGATACCGAGGTCACCGGTGCTGCCGTGGAATCGCTGAGCGGCCGGGATGCCGTTGCCATCGTCTACACCAACACCACGACCACCAGTCCGGTGACCAAGAACATCCCAGCATTGAAGTATCTGTCCTACCGGCTGTTCATGAAGCGTTATGACGCGCGGTGGCTGGTGACCAGGATGACGACCATCACCTCGCTGGATTTGACGCCGCAGGTGTAG
- the lprO gene encoding lipoprotein LprO — MWIRAERVAVLTPTASLRRLTACYAALAVCAALACTTGQPAARAADGREMLAQAIATTRGSYLVYNFGGGHPMPLLNAGGHWYEMNNGGHLMIIKNASQRLSPHLLVDTHTGDQARCEHNPGARTGEGLWQASEIYPPLKAWQRMGRPTIAVNANFFDVRGQKGGSWRSTGCSSPLGAYVDNTRGQGRANQAVTGTVAYAGKQGLSGGNELWSSLTTMILPVGGAPYVLRPKSRQDYDLATPVIEDLLNKNARFVAVAGIGLLSPGNTGQLHDGGPSAARTALAYAKQKDEMYIFQGGNYTPDNIQDLFRGLGSDTAILLDGGGSSAIVLRRDTGGMWAGAGSPKGSCDTRQVLCDSHERALPSWLAFN; from the coding sequence ATGTGGATTCGGGCCGAGAGGGTTGCTGTGCTGACACCGACTGCCAGCCTGCGCCGATTGACGGCTTGCTACGCCGCGTTGGCGGTGTGCGCCGCCCTCGCCTGCACCACCGGGCAGCCGGCCGCCCGCGCCGCCGACGGGCGCGAGATGCTCGCCCAAGCGATAGCCACCACCAGGGGCTCATACCTGGTGTACAACTTCGGCGGCGGTCATCCTATGCCGCTGCTCAACGCAGGTGGTCACTGGTACGAGATGAACAACGGCGGCCATCTGATGATCATCAAGAATGCCTCCCAACGGCTTTCACCACATCTACTGGTAGACACCCACACTGGAGACCAGGCGCGCTGCGAACACAACCCAGGTGCTCGCACCGGTGAAGGCTTGTGGCAAGCCTCCGAGATCTACCCGCCGCTTAAGGCGTGGCAGCGTATGGGGCGACCCACCATTGCGGTCAACGCCAACTTCTTCGACGTTCGCGGACAAAAGGGGGGCAGCTGGCGGTCGACCGGCTGCAGCTCACCGCTGGGCGCCTACGTGGACAACACCCGCGGACAAGGACGCGCCAACCAAGCGGTCACCGGCACCGTCGCCTACGCCGGAAAGCAGGGCCTTTCCGGAGGAAATGAGTTGTGGAGCTCGCTGACGACGATGATCCTTCCGGTCGGTGGTGCACCGTATGTTTTGCGGCCCAAAAGCAGACAGGACTACGATCTTGCCACTCCGGTGATCGAGGACTTGCTCAACAAGAATGCACGGTTCGTCGCCGTGGCCGGAATCGGGCTGTTATCCCCCGGCAATACCGGCCAGCTCCACGACGGCGGTCCCAGCGCCGCGCGAACGGCGCTTGCCTATGCGAAGCAGAAGGACGAGATGTACATCTTCCAGGGCGGCAACTACACCCCGGACAACATCCAAGACCTGTTCCGCGGCCTGGGTAGTGACACCGCGATTCTGCTCGACGGCGGGGGGTCATCGGCGATCGTTCTGCGCCGTGATACCGGGGGCATGTGGGCCGGCGCTGGGTCGCCGAAAGGATCGTGCGACACCCGTCAGGTGCTCTGTGACTCCCATGAGCGGGCGCTGCCCAGCTGGCTGGCGTTCAACTAA
- a CDS encoding transmembrane protein: MSQAQPRPAAPNPKRNVKAIRTVRFWMAPIATTLALMSALAALYLGGILNPMTNLRHFPIALVNEDAGPAGQQIVDGLVSGLDKNKFDIRVVSPDEARRLLDTAAVYGSALIPPTFSSQLRDFGASAVTPTRTDRPAITISTNPRAGTLAASIAGQTLTRALTVVNGKVGERLTAEVAAQTGGVALAGAAAAGLASPIDVKSTAYNPLPNGTGNGLSAFYYALLLLLAGFTGSIVVSTLVDSMLGYVPAEFGPVYRFAEQVNISRFRTLLVKWAVMVVLALLTSGVYLAIAHGLGMPIPLGWQVWLYGVFAIIAVGVTSSSLIAVLGSMGLLVSMLIFVILGLPSAGATVPLEAVPAFFRWLAQFEPMHQVFLGVRSLLYLNGNADAGLSQALTMTSIGLIIGLLLGGFITHLYDRSSFHRIPGAVEMAIAVEHQAQYQARQSARESSSEQP, encoded by the coding sequence ATGTCTCAAGCGCAGCCGCGCCCCGCCGCACCCAACCCCAAGCGGAACGTCAAAGCGATTCGGACGGTGCGTTTCTGGATGGCACCGATCGCCACCACGTTGGCCCTGATGTCGGCGCTGGCCGCGCTCTATCTGGGCGGCATCCTAAACCCCATGACCAATTTGCGGCATTTCCCAATCGCGTTGGTGAACGAGGACGCCGGGCCCGCGGGCCAGCAGATTGTCGACGGTCTGGTTTCCGGCTTGGACAAGAACAAGTTCGACATCCGAGTGGTTTCGCCGGACGAGGCCAGGCGGCTGCTCGACACCGCGGCGGTGTACGGCTCGGCGCTGATACCGCCGACCTTCTCGTCGCAGCTACGGGACTTCGGGGCGAGTGCGGTGACGCCAACCCGCACAGACCGGCCCGCGATCACGATCTCAACGAATCCGCGGGCGGGCACGCTGGCAGCTAGCATCGCCGGCCAGACGCTGACCCGGGCACTGACGGTGGTCAACGGCAAAGTGGGCGAGCGACTTACCGCGGAGGTAGCGGCCCAGACCGGCGGTGTGGCACTGGCCGGGGCGGCGGCGGCCGGGCTGGCCAGTCCCATCGATGTCAAATCCACCGCCTATAACCCACTGCCCAACGGCACCGGCAACGGGCTGTCGGCGTTTTACTACGCCCTCTTGCTGCTATTGGCGGGCTTTACCGGCAGCATCGTGGTGAGCACCCTGGTGGACTCGATGCTTGGCTATGTACCAGCCGAATTCGGCCCCGTCTATCGCTTCGCCGAGCAGGTCAACATCTCTCGCTTCCGTACGCTGTTGGTCAAGTGGGCGGTGATGGTGGTGCTGGCGTTGCTCACCTCGGGTGTCTACCTGGCGATCGCCCACGGCCTGGGCATGCCGATTCCGCTCGGGTGGCAAGTATGGCTCTACGGAGTATTCGCGATCATAGCGGTCGGCGTCACGTCCAGCTCGCTGATCGCGGTGCTGGGCTCGATGGGCCTGTTGGTCAGCATGTTGATCTTCGTCATCCTCGGATTGCCGTCGGCGGGCGCGACCGTCCCGCTGGAAGCCGTACCAGCGTTCTTCCGCTGGTTGGCTCAATTCGAGCCGATGCACCAGGTGTTCCTAGGTGTGCGGTCACTGCTGTATCTGAACGGAAACGCCGACGCCGGCCTGTCCCAGGCCCTGACCATGACGTCGATCGGGCTGATCATCGGGCTGTTGCTGGGTGGATTCATCACACACCTGTACGACCGCAGCAGCTTCCACCGAATTCCGGGAGCGGTCGAGATGGCGATCGCCGTGGAACACCAAGCTCAATACCAAGCTCGCCAAAGCGCACGCGAAAGCTCAAGCGAACAACCGTAA
- the sigG gene encoding ECF RNA polymerase sigma factor SigG: MRTSPMPAKFRSVRVVVITGSVTAAPVRVSETLRRLIDVSVLAENSGREPADERRGDFSAHTEPYRRELLAHCYRMTGSLHDAEDLVQETLLRAWKAYEGFAGKSSLRTWLHRIATNTCLTALEGRRRRPLPTGLGRPSADPSGELVERREVSWLEPLPDVTDDPADPSTIVGNRESVRLAFVAALQHLSPRQRAVLLLRDVLQWKSAEVADAIGTSTVAVNSLLQRARSQLQTVRPSAADRLSAPDSPEAQDLLARYIAAFEAYDIDRLVELFTAEAIWEMPPYTGWYQGAQAIVTLIHQQCPAYSPGDMRLISLIANGQPAAAMYMRAGDVHLPFQLHVLDMAADRVSHVVAFLDTTLFPKFGLPDSL, translated from the coding sequence ATGCGCACATCGCCGATGCCCGCGAAATTCCGTTCAGTCCGGGTGGTAGTCATTACCGGGAGCGTAACGGCTGCTCCGGTGAGAGTGTCGGAGACTCTGCGTAGGCTCATTGACGTGAGTGTGCTCGCAGAAAACTCTGGCCGCGAGCCCGCCGACGAACGGCGCGGGGACTTCTCCGCCCACACCGAGCCCTACCGGCGTGAACTGCTCGCACACTGCTATCGCATGACTGGCTCGCTGCACGACGCGGAAGACCTTGTTCAGGAGACGCTGCTGCGGGCCTGGAAGGCCTATGAGGGCTTCGCGGGCAAGTCCTCGCTACGCACCTGGCTGCATCGGATCGCCACCAACACCTGCCTGACGGCGTTGGAGGGCCGTCGACGCCGGCCGTTGCCGACGGGGCTCGGGCGGCCGAGTGCCGATCCGTCCGGGGAGTTGGTGGAACGTCGAGAGGTGTCCTGGCTGGAGCCGCTGCCGGACGTGACGGACGACCCTGCTGATCCCTCAACGATCGTCGGGAACCGGGAATCGGTGCGGTTGGCCTTTGTGGCGGCTCTGCAGCACCTCTCACCCCGGCAGCGAGCCGTACTGCTGCTGCGCGACGTGCTGCAGTGGAAATCGGCCGAGGTGGCCGACGCGATCGGTACCAGCACCGTCGCCGTCAATAGCCTGCTGCAGCGGGCCCGCTCTCAGCTGCAGACGGTCCGGCCCAGCGCCGCCGACCGGTTGTCCGCGCCGGATTCACCCGAGGCGCAAGACCTGTTGGCCCGCTATATCGCCGCGTTCGAGGCTTATGACATCGACCGGTTGGTCGAGCTGTTCACCGCCGAGGCGATCTGGGAAATGCCGCCGTATACCGGCTGGTACCAGGGCGCACAGGCCATCGTCACCCTCATTCACCAACAGTGCCCCGCCTATTCGCCTGGCGATATGCGCCTGATTTCGTTGATCGCCAACGGCCAGCCCGCCGCGGCCATGTACATGCGTGCCGGTGACGTGCACCTGCCTTTTCAGCTACACGTGCTGGACATGGCCGCCGACCGCGTGTCACACGTGGTGGCCTTCCTCGACACCACCTTGTTCCCGAAATTCGGCCTGCCCGATTCGCTGTGA
- a CDS encoding lysophospholipase, giving the protein MTTTRTERNFAGIGDVRIVYDVWTPDTAPQAVVVLAHGLGEHARRYDHVAQRLGAAGLVTYALDHRGHGRSGGKRVLVRDISEYTADFDTLVGIATREYPGCKRIVLGHSMGGGIVFAYGVERPDNYDLMVLSAPAVAAQDLVSPVVAVAAKLLGVVVPGLPVQELDFTAISRDPEVVQAYNTDPLVHHGRVPAGIGRALLQVGETMPRRAPALTAPLLVLHGTDDRLIPIEGSRRLVECVGSADVQLKEYPGLYHEVFNEPERNQVLDDVVAWLTERL; this is encoded by the coding sequence ATGACTACCACCCGGACTGAACGGAATTTCGCGGGCATCGGCGATGTGCGCATCGTCTACGACGTCTGGACGCCGGACACCGCGCCGCAAGCGGTGGTCGTGCTGGCCCATGGTCTGGGCGAGCATGCCCGCCGCTACGACCATGTCGCGCAGCGGCTCGGCGCGGCCGGCCTGGTCACCTATGCGCTTGACCACCGCGGGCATGGCCGCTCGGGTGGCAAACGGGTGCTAGTGAGAGACATCTCCGAGTACACCGCTGACTTCGACACCCTCGTTGGGATCGCCACCCGGGAATATCCCGGGTGCAAGCGCATCGTGCTCGGGCACAGCATGGGCGGCGGCATTGTGTTCGCTTACGGTGTCGAACGTCCAGACAACTACGACCTGATGGTGCTTTCGGCGCCGGCGGTGGCGGCACAGGACCTGGTGAGCCCGGTAGTGGCGGTTGCCGCCAAGCTTCTGGGCGTCGTGGTGCCCGGCCTGCCGGTGCAGGAACTGGATTTTACTGCCATCTCTCGCGACCCTGAGGTGGTCCAGGCTTACAACACCGACCCACTCGTGCACCACGGACGGGTTCCGGCCGGGATTGGCCGCGCGCTGCTGCAGGTGGGCGAGACCATGCCGCGGCGAGCACCGGCATTGACCGCGCCGCTGCTAGTGCTGCACGGCACCGATGACCGGCTGATCCCCATCGAGGGCAGCCGTCGCCTGGTCGAATGTGTGGGATCGGCCGACGTGCAGCTGAAGGAGTATCCCGGGCTGTACCACGAGGTGTTCAACGAGCCGGAGCGCAACCAGGTGCTCGACGATGTGGTCGCCTGGCTCACCGAGCGGTTGTAG
- a CDS encoding hypothetical protein (A core mycobacterial gene; conserved in mycobacterial strains (See Marmiesse et al., 2004 PMID:14766927).): protein MTNDKMLARIAALLRQAEGTDNPHEADAFMSTAQRLATAASIDLAVARSHAGNRSPAQAPTQRTITIGAAGTRGLRTYVQLFVLIAAANDVRCDVASNSTFVYAYGFAEDIDTSHALYASLVVQMVRASDAYLASGAHRPTPTITARLNFQLAFGARVGQRLADAREQTRQEATKDRDRPPGTAIALRDKDIELHEYYRRSSKARGAWRASRATAGYSSAARRAGDRAGRQARLGNNPELPGARAALGR from the coding sequence ATGACCAACGACAAGATGCTGGCCCGCATCGCAGCCCTGCTGCGCCAGGCCGAAGGCACCGACAACCCGCACGAGGCCGACGCGTTCATGAGCACCGCACAACGGTTGGCCACGGCGGCATCCATCGACCTGGCGGTGGCCCGGTCGCACGCGGGCAACCGTTCACCCGCGCAGGCCCCGACACAGCGCACCATCACCATCGGGGCGGCGGGCACCCGCGGATTGCGGACCTATGTGCAGCTCTTCGTGCTCATCGCGGCGGCCAACGACGTGCGCTGCGACGTGGCATCGAATTCGACGTTCGTGTACGCCTACGGGTTCGCCGAGGACATCGACACCAGCCACGCCCTATACGCCAGCCTGGTGGTCCAGATGGTCCGGGCATCCGACGCCTACCTCGCCTCGGGAGCGCACCGGCCCACGCCGACGATCACCGCCCGACTCAACTTCCAGCTGGCGTTCGGCGCCCGGGTCGGCCAGCGCTTGGCCGATGCCCGAGAGCAGACTCGGCAGGAAGCCACCAAGGACCGTGATCGTCCGCCTGGTACCGCAATTGCCCTGCGGGACAAGGACATCGAGCTGCATGAGTACTACCGTCGTTCCTCTAAGGCGCGCGGCGCCTGGCGAGCCAGCCGGGCCACCGCGGGATACTCGTCGGCGGCACGGCGCGCCGGTGATCGAGCGGGACGGCAAGCACGACTCGGGAACAACCCCGAGCTGCCCGGGGCACGGGCCGCGCTGGGCCGGTGA
- a CDS encoding hypothetical protein (A core mycobacterial gene; conserved in mycobacterial strains (See Marmiesse et al., 2004 PMID:14766927).): MIGADVPRDSQRARVYAAEAFVRTLFDRVTAHGSPTVEFFGTQLTLPPEGRFGSVASVQRYVDDVLALPAVGQNWPTVSPVRVRARRAATAAHYENHGGTGTIAVPDRHTAGWAMRELVVLHEVAHHLCQVPPPHGPEFVATVCTLTELVMGPEVGHVFRVVYAQEGVR, encoded by the coding sequence GTGATCGGCGCGGACGTTCCGCGGGATTCCCAGCGTGCCAGGGTGTACGCGGCCGAGGCGTTCGTCCGGACCTTGTTCGACCGCGTCACCGCACACGGCTCACCGACGGTGGAGTTCTTCGGTACCCAGTTGACGCTGCCCCCAGAAGGTCGGTTCGGTTCGGTGGCATCGGTGCAGCGTTATGTGGACGACGTGCTTGCGCTACCGGCGGTAGGGCAGAACTGGCCGACGGTGTCGCCGGTGCGCGTGCGGGCGCGCCGGGCGGCCACCGCGGCGCACTATGAAAACCATGGCGGCACAGGCACTATTGCGGTACCCGACCGGCACACCGCCGGTTGGGCGATGCGCGAGTTGGTCGTGCTACACGAAGTGGCGCATCATTTGTGCCAGGTGCCACCGCCACACGGACCCGAGTTTGTGGCGACGGTGTGCACCCTGACAGAGCTGGTGATGGGACCCGAAGTTGGTCACGTGTTTCGCGTCGTCTACGCGCAGGAGGGCGTGCGCTGA